In the Campylobacter showae genome, one interval contains:
- a CDS encoding cytochrome c3 family protein, whose protein sequence is MKHKAFLALCASMLLCSFAFSAGTPSAKITSLVDLNVTDELRAKHPLKPHHEKLSFTCLDCHEGQGNDASKFKSIGDKGCLSCHGDKKKIAKRLEYMDLLKANPHNSVHDGPTLYCDECHNEHKKSTNMCTECHEHEVPQWMGVTP, encoded by the coding sequence ATGAAACATAAAGCGTTTCTCGCCTTGTGCGCATCTATGCTGCTATGCTCTTTTGCATTTAGCGCAGGAACCCCAAGCGCAAAGATAACGTCTTTAGTCGATCTTAACGTCACCGATGAACTGCGAGCCAAACACCCGCTAAAGCCTCATCACGAAAAGCTAAGCTTCACCTGTCTTGATTGTCACGAAGGACAAGGAAACGACGCTAGTAAATTTAAATCTATCGGCGATAAAGGCTGTTTATCCTGTCACGGCGACAAGAAAAAGATAGCTAAAAGACTAGAATACATGGATCTGCTAAAAGCAAATCCCCACAACTCGGTTCACGACGGCCCTACGCTATACTGCGACGAGTGCCACAACGAGCATAAAAAATCAACCAATATGTGCACGGAGTGCCACGAACACGAAGTTCCGCAATGGATGGGGGTAACGCCATGA
- a CDS encoding cytochrome c3 family protein, with amino-acid sequence MKISKKVLALIILVSGIIGFLVVLPVHYALEETSGEKFCVVCHEMDPMVIAYSSDVHSGKGKSGVRAKCVDCHIPHDNLAKYVLVKAKNGLMEGYIHFFKDPEAIDWHKNREKREHFVFDNGCVSCHTNLVDNKLTSPQAQKMHAHYQSLLNTDKQLTCASCHAEVGHSGLNNMLNYWKPEYKIYEKKAAIKKEEIKKAYFGEDYVAPKVEKTETTADKNATK; translated from the coding sequence ATGAAAATTTCAAAGAAAGTACTAGCGCTTATTATATTAGTAAGCGGCATTATAGGGTTTTTAGTCGTACTTCCCGTGCATTACGCCCTAGAAGAAACTAGCGGAGAGAAGTTTTGCGTAGTATGCCACGAGATGGATCCTATGGTTATAGCTTATAGTAGCGACGTACATAGCGGCAAAGGCAAAAGCGGAGTAAGGGCTAAATGCGTAGACTGCCACATACCTCACGACAACCTAGCCAAATACGTCCTAGTTAAAGCTAAAAACGGACTAATGGAGGGATATATTCATTTCTTTAAAGATCCGGAGGCTATAGACTGGCATAAAAACAGAGAGAAAAGAGAGCACTTCGTATTTGACAACGGTTGCGTTAGCTGCCATACGAATTTGGTAGACAATAAACTAACAAGCCCGCAAGCTCAAAAGATGCACGCTCACTATCAAAGCTTGCTAAATACGGATAAGCAACTAACCTGCGCTAGCTGTCACGCCGAGGTAGGCCACAGCGGGCTAAACAATATGCTAAACTACTGGAAGCCTGAATACAAAATCTACGAAAAGAAAGCCGCAATCAAAAAAGAAGAGATAAAGAAGGCTTATTTCGGGGAGGATTACGTAGCGCCGAAAGTAGAAAAAACAGAAACTACGGCGGATAAAAACGCGACTAAGTAA